In Bacillus cytotoxicus NVH 391-98, the following are encoded in one genomic region:
- the purD gene encoding phosphoribosylamine--glycine ligase, whose product MNILVIGRGGREHALAWKFAQSEKIEKVYVAPGNEGMRDVATPIDIEEHEFDALILFAKENNIGFTFVGPEIPLMNGIVDRFEAEGLRVFGPNKAAAVIEGSKAFAKELMKKYDIPTAAYETFTDYEEAVAYIKKVGAPIVIKADGLAAGKGVTVAMTLEEALEAAREMLHDVKFGESSKKIVIEEFLDGQEFSLMAFVNGTTVHPMVIAQDHKRAFDGDKGPNTGGMGAYSPVPQIPQSAVNEAVEKILHPTAKAMIQEGRSFTGILYAGLILTNEGPKVIEFNARFGDPETEVVLPRLENDLVDVCHAVLDNRELTLKWSKEAVIGIVLASKGYPESYEKGAVISGLEMLEDVIVFHAGTKMQHGDFVTNGGRVLFVACKAHDLQSAKDQVYTEVTKIKSDGLFYRNDIGYRAIGNEMTRS is encoded by the coding sequence ATGAATATATTAGTAATCGGCCGCGGCGGACGTGAACATGCTTTAGCTTGGAAGTTTGCACAGTCTGAGAAAATAGAGAAGGTGTATGTAGCACCAGGTAATGAAGGTATGCGAGATGTAGCAACACCAATTGATATCGAGGAACATGAGTTTGATGCACTTATTTTATTTGCGAAAGAAAACAATATCGGTTTCACATTTGTTGGTCCAGAAATTCCTCTTATGAATGGAATCGTTGATCGTTTTGAAGCAGAGGGGCTTCGCGTTTTTGGACCGAATAAAGCGGCTGCTGTAATTGAAGGAAGTAAAGCTTTTGCAAAAGAATTAATGAAAAAATATGATATTCCAACAGCAGCATATGAAACATTCACGGATTATGAGGAAGCAGTCGCATACATAAAAAAAGTCGGTGCACCAATTGTAATTAAAGCGGACGGTTTAGCAGCTGGTAAAGGCGTGACAGTCGCAATGACGCTTGAAGAGGCACTCGAAGCTGCGCGAGAAATGCTGCACGATGTAAAATTTGGTGAGTCGAGCAAAAAGATTGTTATTGAAGAATTTTTAGATGGACAAGAATTTTCTTTAATGGCATTTGTAAATGGAACAACAGTACACCCAATGGTAATTGCACAAGATCATAAACGTGCTTTTGATGGGGATAAAGGACCGAATACAGGCGGGATGGGAGCATATTCTCCAGTACCGCAAATTCCACAATCAGCGGTTAATGAAGCGGTGGAGAAAATTTTACATCCAACTGCAAAAGCAATGATTCAAGAAGGACGTTCATTTACAGGTATTTTATATGCGGGACTTATTTTAACTAATGAGGGACCGAAAGTAATCGAATTCAATGCACGTTTTGGTGATCCAGAAACAGAGGTTGTATTACCTCGCTTGGAAAATGATTTAGTTGATGTATGTCATGCTGTATTGGATAATCGTGAGTTAACACTAAAATGGTCTAAAGAAGCTGTGATTGGTATTGTACTTGCCTCAAAAGGATATCCGGAATCATATGAAAAAGGTGCTGTTATTTCTGGGCTAGAGATGTTAGAAGATGTAATTGTGTTCCATGCAGGGACAAAGATGCAGCATGGAGATTTTGTAACAAATGGTGGTCGTGTGCTATTTGTTGCATGCAAAGCGCACGACTTACAATCTGCCAAAGATCAAGTATATACAGAAGTTACAAAGATTAAGAGCGATGGTTTATTTTATCGAAATGATATAGGATATCGTGCAATTGGAAATGAAATGACGAGAAGCTAA